The DNA window CAGCTTGGTGTACGTCGCATCGACATAGCCGACATTGGCCATCACCGTGAACCCCGGCGCGACTTCAAACACCCCTTCCAGCTCTGCACCGCGCGAACGTATCGAGGCATCCGAGCCCACGTAGTCGGAGGAGATCGGCCGGCCGTTGGCATCGGTGGCCACCTGGATTTCCTGCCAGTTGTCCGAGCTGATATGGAACAGGGCGCCGCCGATATGGCCACGGCCGCCCGCCAGGTTCATCTTGAAGCCTACTTCATGGCTCCACATGCGTTCGGATTCGTAGCGCAGCACCTTGTCGTTGATCACATCGCTCTGCGCGGCGGCCAGGTTGAAGCCACCGGGGATATAGCCCTTGGCCGAGGCCGCATAGAACGACAGATCATCGCTGGCGTCATAGCGCAACGAGACGCGCGGCAACGTGGCCGAGAACGTATGCGCCAGGGCTGCGTCGCGGTAGCGCACCAGGCCGCCCGCACCCAGGTCGAGGAATCCGGCGCGCTGTTCGGTGGAACGGCGGGCCTGCTCGTGGCGGATGCCGAGGCTGGCGGTCAGCTTCGGCAATGCAGGCAGCGTGTAGCTGGCGGTCGCGAAAACACTGTAGTCCTCACCCTTGGAGGTCTGCCGCGGCGCCAGGTTGTAACTGTCCAGCCCGCGCAGCGCCGGGCCGACGAAGGTGCCCTGGATCGAATCCTTGTCGATGCGATAGGTCGATACACCGGCCATCCAGGTCAGCGCCTGGTCGCTGGGCGAGCTGAAGCGCGCCTCGGCATTCCATGCATCCTTCTTGTCGTAGATGTAGCCGGCCAGCGCGGAGCTGGCGGTCATGTCGAAGTCATAGCCAGCCGAGGTGGTTTCCTCGCTGCGGTACGAGGCGGCGACATCCAGGGTGCCGGACTGCAGTTGCCACTGCGCGCTGAGGCCGGCAACGGTCTCGTCCTTTTCGGTGCGCTTGGGCGCATCGTTGATGTAGGTGAAATCACCTGCATGGCGGCCACCATTGAGGCGGTCGCCATAGGTGCGGTTGTACAGGCCGGTATCCAGCGGCAGGTACTCGTACTCGAACATGCCTGGTGCGCGCGTGCGCAGGTGATAGGCCAAGGCGTTGACGGTCACGTAATCGCTGGGCCGCCAGCGCAGCTTGCCCTGCAGATAGCCCTCTTTCACTTCGCCGCGCGCGCCGTACGGGGTCAGGTTCTTCAGGTGGGCATCCTCATCGGACCCCATGAACGCCACCGAGCCCGACAGCGTGCCGTCCTTGCTCAGCGGGCCTGCCAGGAAGCCATCCACGGCCGTACCGTTACCGTTGCCGAACCAGGTGCTGCGTACGTTCACCTCACCCTCGCGGGTATCGGCCGGGCCGCGCGTGCGCACCAGCACCAGCCCCGATTCGCTGTTGGCGCCGTACAGGGTGCCCTGCGGCCCCCGCAGCACCTCGACCGATTCCACCTGGTTGAGTACCGCGTTGCTCAGCTCGCGGAACGGAATGCCATCGATGTAGACCGACGCGCGGTTGACCAGGAAAGGATTGGATTCGATGCCGCGGATGGAAATGAACATGTTGCTCAGCTGGCCCATCACGTTGAACTTCACGTTGGGGGCCAGCTTGTCCAGGTCACGGAACTCGGTGACACCGGCTTCTTTCAGCGCCTGCCGATCAAGCACGGTCACCGACAGGTCACTCTTCAGGTAGGGCGTGTCGCGCTTGGAGCCGGTGACCACCACGCCATCGAGGGTGGTGGCATCGGCGGACTGCGCGTGGGCGGGAAGAACAGGAACGAGCAACGACGCTGCGACGAGGGCAACGGAGGAAACGGGGGCTTTCAAGGGAAACCTCATGAGGAACGGAAACGCGCCTGGCGGGCCGGCTGGCGCAAACTGTTATCCTGTAACATTCGACGTTCGCCGCCACTCCATTGCAGTCAGCGCTGCTCCATTCCTGGACCCGCCATGCCCGCCCTCGCCGACCAGTTGCACCGGGAAGCCACCCAGCCCATGGAGGGAACCGTGACCAGCGAGGATGGCTCGGTCGTTCTGCTGCGCCATGGCTTCCAGGCCAGCGAAGGCGCCATGGGGCACCCGCACCAGGTGCGGCTGGGCCTGCTGCTGGCCGGCGGCGGCAACCTGTACCAACGCACCACTGGCGGGGTCCTGCAGGCGCCGTGGCATCCAGGCCAGTTCAACGTGGTACTGCCCGGCGATCATGGACACTACGCCAGCCCTGCGGTGGAGCTGCTGGGAATGGCCATCGATACCGCGCAGTGGCGCGATGCGCCTGGCGGCTTCCCGGACGTCCCCTCCCTTTCCCTGCGACTGCATCGCGACCCGGTCATCGCCTCCGTACTGCACGCGCTATGGTCCAGCGCACAGGTTGACGCCTGCGTGCCCGGCTTCCTGCAGTACGGTGCAGAAGTGGTGGTGCGGCGATTGGCCCAGCTTGCCGGCCAACCGCCCGCCCGGCCACGCATGGCTGCACCGCTGTCATCGCGGCAGCTGCGCCAGCTGCAGGGCTTCATTGAAGAACACCGTTCGCAGCCGCTGGATGTCGCAGCACTGGCCGGCGTACTCGGCATGGAACCGACCACCTTCAGCCGCGCGCTGCGCGCCGCCACCGGCATGCCACCGTATGCCTACCTGACCCAGCGCCGCATGCAGTGGGCGCAGCAGGCGCTGCAGGGCGGCCTCAGCGTGACCGAGGTGGCCATGGCCTGCGGCTACGCCAATCCCAGCAAGTTCAGCGCTGCCTTCCGCCGCGTTGTCGGTACCCTGCCGTCAGCGTGGCTACCGTAGATCCACGCCATGCGTGGATGAGCCACCACGCGGCGCCAACTCGAACGGTCACGCCAGTAGATCCACGCCATGCGTGGATGGGCCGCCGTGCGCGCGCTCCGGCTCGAACACACCCGCCACCCAATCGATGAATACCCGCAACCGTGGCGATGGCGTGCGGTTGCGCGGATAGACCAGGCTGACCGGGCTCGGCGTGGGTGGCATATCCGGCAACAGCTCCAGCAACTGCCCACGCGCAATGTACGGGTCCATCCGGTAGCGCGGTGCCTGGATGATGCCCAGCCCGGCCAGCGCGGCACCGAGGAAGGCGTCGGCGCCGGACACCCGCACGCGCGCCGGCAACGGCATATGGCGCACCTGGCCGCCCTGCTGGAACTCCAGCGGAATCAGCTGGCCGGTGGCGCTGGAACGGTAGCCGACCATCTGGTGCCCCGCCGCCAGCGACGCGATGCTATCCGGCTGTCCGTGCACCTGCACGTAGGCAGGCGACGCCACCGTGACCTCGCGCAGCAGCGCCAGGCGCCGCGCGGCCAGATCGCTGTCGGCCAGCGTGCCCACGCGGATGGCCGCATCCACGCCCTCACGCAGCAGGTCGACATAGCGGTCGCCCTCGCTGACTTCCAGTTCGATGTCCGGGTAACGCTGCAGGAAATCCGGCAGCTGCGGAAACAGCAGGTGACGGCCCAGCGTACCGTGCACTTCAATGCGCAGCGGCCCGCGCGGTGGCACGTCACGGAACGCGGCTTCGGCATCGTCCATGTCCGCGATCAGGCGCAGACAGCGGCCGTAGAAGGCCTCGCCTTCCAGCGTCGGCACCACCACGCGCGTGGTCCGGTGCAGCAGGCGCACGCCCAGGCGCTGTTCCAATGCCTTGATCGCATCGGTCACCGTGGCCCGCGGCAGCCCCAGGTCTTCGGCGGCCCGGCTGAAGCTGCGGCGCTCGACGATCCGGACGA is part of the Stenotrophomonas lactitubi genome and encodes:
- a CDS encoding helix-turn-helix transcriptional regulator codes for the protein MPALADQLHREATQPMEGTVTSEDGSVVLLRHGFQASEGAMGHPHQVRLGLLLAGGGNLYQRTTGGVLQAPWHPGQFNVVLPGDHGHYASPAVELLGMAIDTAQWRDAPGGFPDVPSLSLRLHRDPVIASVLHALWSSAQVDACVPGFLQYGAEVVVRRLAQLAGQPPARPRMAAPLSSRQLRQLQGFIEEHRSQPLDVAALAGVLGMEPTTFSRALRAATGMPPYAYLTQRRMQWAQQALQGGLSVTEVAMACGYANPSKFSAAFRRVVGTLPSAWLP
- a CDS encoding LysR family transcriptional regulator; translated protein: MDRFTALRAFVRIVERRSFSRAAEDLGLPRATVTDAIKALEQRLGVRLLHRTTRVVVPTLEGEAFYGRCLRLIADMDDAEAAFRDVPPRGPLRIEVHGTLGRHLLFPQLPDFLQRYPDIELEVSEGDRYVDLLREGVDAAIRVGTLADSDLAARRLALLREVTVASPAYVQVHGQPDSIASLAAGHQMVGYRSSATGQLIPLEFQQGGQVRHMPLPARVRVSGADAFLGAALAGLGIIQAPRYRMDPYIARGQLLELLPDMPPTPSPVSLVYPRNRTPSPRLRVFIDWVAGVFEPERAHGGPSTHGVDLLA
- a CDS encoding TonB-dependent receptor, with product MKAPVSSVALVAASLLVPVLPAHAQSADATTLDGVVVTGSKRDTPYLKSDLSVTVLDRQALKEAGVTEFRDLDKLAPNVKFNVMGQLSNMFISIRGIESNPFLVNRASVYIDGIPFRELSNAVLNQVESVEVLRGPQGTLYGANSESGLVLVRTRGPADTREGEVNVRSTWFGNGNGTAVDGFLAGPLSKDGTLSGSVAFMGSDEDAHLKNLTPYGARGEVKEGYLQGKLRWRPSDYVTVNALAYHLRTRAPGMFEYEYLPLDTGLYNRTYGDRLNGGRHAGDFTYINDAPKRTEKDETVAGLSAQWQLQSGTLDVAASYRSEETTSAGYDFDMTASSALAGYIYDKKDAWNAEARFSSPSDQALTWMAGVSTYRIDKDSIQGTFVGPALRGLDSYNLAPRQTSKGEDYSVFATASYTLPALPKLTASLGIRHEQARRSTEQRAGFLDLGAGGLVRYRDAALAHTFSATLPRVSLRYDASDDLSFYAASAKGYIPGGFNLAAAQSDVINDKVLRYESERMWSHEVGFKMNLAGGRGHIGGALFHISSDNWQEIQVATDANGRPISSDYVGSDASIRSRGAELEGVFEVAPGFTVMANVGYVDATYTKLWVSPQENLHGKRVKLTPHYTGYLAARYQFDSGIYARVESQFTGSSALDERNRAFQPAVAVLGVQLGYERGPWSTRVFVQNLTDKRRINGLIFDNLAFGRDGNYYGPVDSPRIVGAEVGYRF